The Mangrovibacterium diazotrophicum DNA window CACCGAAGACGAAAACGGAAACTCGCTGATCGGTGTTGCTGAGATCATTATTGCTAAGCACCGTAACGGTTCAGTTGGTGATGTGCAGCTGGCCTTCAAGAAGGCGCAGGTTAAATTCTGTGACCTCGAGAGCACGATACCGGAAGAAATTGGTGGCGGTAATTTTGGTCAGACGTTCAGCTCGAAAATGAATAGTGATTCGGGTGGTTTCGGCATGCCGGCCAATACCGGTTTCGAGACGGAAAACAGTATGAACTATGGCAAACCCAACGCAGACGACGCGCCGTTCTAACGGGCTCAAAATAGCTTTCCTTTTTTTTCTTTTAAGTTTCACCTTCGTGAAGCAAAGCTCGGCTTTATACCTGTTGATCCCGATGGACGGGCAGCAGCGAAACCAGTTGAAAGCCTATGGCATTGCCTACTGGACCCTGGAGAAAGCCATTGAGGTGAAATGGCTGCTTAACTACCGGGGCGGCAGTTTCCTCATTCAATATGCGCCTGAAATTGAGTCGGAGTGCGTCATTCGGGGAGTGAGTGTCGAGAAGATTGCCGATGCGAAAGCCAACCTCATTCTAACAGAAATTGCCAGTCCTGAAGTTAACCAGGATGCAGTGAGTATGCAGAAGGCACCGAAAATTGCCGTTTATTCGCCAAAGAACAAGCAGCCCTGGGACGACGCCGTTACGATGGTGTTGACCTATGCGGAAATAAAATACGACCTGATTTACGATGACGAAATTCTCGCCGGTAAACTGAAAGACTACGATTGGCTCCACCTGCACCACGAAGATTTTACAGGGCAGTTTGGGAAGTTCTACGCGAACTATCGTAACATGCCCTGGTACCAGGAGGAAGTTAGAACCAATCAAGAGGCTGCTCAGCGAAACGGTTTCCTGAAAGTGTCGGAGATGAAGCGGGTAGTTGCGGAGCAAATTCACAGTTATGTGGATCGCGGTGGCTTCCTGTTTGCCATGTGTGCTGCTACGGATACCTACGATATTGCCATGGCTGCTCACGATGTGGATATTTGCGACGTTATGTTCGACGGTGATCCGGCAGATCCGCAGGCAAACGAAAAGCTGGATTACGGCTCAACCCTCGCCTTCAAAGATTTCAGCCTCGAAATGAATCCCTATATCTACCGCTTTTCGGACATTGATGTGACAACCATCCGGAAGGTACAGCAACCGCAGGATTTCTTCACCTTGTTTGATTTCTCGGCCAAATGGGATCCGGTTCCGACAATGCTGACTCAAAATGACAAGCGCGTTATTCGTGGTTTTATGGGCCAAACCACTGCCTTCAACTCAA harbors:
- a CDS encoding asparagine synthetase B — its product is MANPTQTTRRSNGLKIAFLFFLLSFTFVKQSSALYLLIPMDGQQRNQLKAYGIAYWTLEKAIEVKWLLNYRGGSFLIQYAPEIESECVIRGVSVEKIADAKANLILTEIASPEVNQDAVSMQKAPKIAVYSPKNKQPWDDAVTMVLTYAEIKYDLIYDDEILAGKLKDYDWLHLHHEDFTGQFGKFYANYRNMPWYQEEVRTNQEAAQRNGFLKVSEMKRVVAEQIHSYVDRGGFLFAMCAATDTYDIAMAAHDVDICDVMFDGDPADPQANEKLDYGSTLAFKDFSLEMNPYIYRFSDIDVTTIRKVQQPQDFFTLFDFSAKWDPVPTMLTQNDKRVIRGFMGQTTAFNSKLIKANVLIMGENKAAGEARYIHGESGKGFWTFYGGHDPEDYRHLVGDPPTDLNLYPNSPGYRLILNNVLFPAAKKKKQKT